One genomic segment of Lytechinus pictus isolate F3 Inbred chromosome 18, Lp3.0, whole genome shotgun sequence includes these proteins:
- the LOC129281610 gene encoding uncharacterized protein LOC129281610 isoform X2 yields the protein MSESDGKPFRVMMWCVPRSISTAITKCFSFIENTEIWFEPYCSIFMSAQGVQAAGLDFPKTKADIKSFQRTIQALDEDHQLRKTYDAKQLDTTFLLHSTLQEALNSVPADKNIFVKDIAHGATGHYCDLPGKQAGFRHTFLIRNPERVFPSWRSLLYKIEKKFPRPRQKVLQEDTFNFIEDAAYVAPGFSYKCQYDLWRYVRENYDDEPVVMDVDEMLANPGKLLPKYFKAVGMPWDDRYLRWDPSPEGALQWRWMFKIDLEQDWIAMVHKGSLMSSEFRPSKPTIPRSQMTPDVIKAVDETIGYYNEMAKNRITV from the exons ATGTCAGAATCTGATGGGAAGCCCTTCCGGGTCATGATGTGGTGTGTACCCAGATCCATCTCGACTGCCATCACCAAGTGCTTTAGTTTTATTGAAAATACGGAG atctggtttGAGCCTTACTGTTCTATCTTCATGTCTGCACAAGGGGTTCAGGCAGCTGGTCTTGACTTTCCAAAAACTAAGGCTGACATTAAATCATTTCAGAGAACGATTCAGGCACTAGACGAGGACCATCAACTTCGCAAAACCTACGACGCAAAACAATTGGATACAACATTTCTTCT GCATAGTACACTTCAAGAGGCTCTGAACTCCGTACCCGCCGACAAGAACATTTTCGTGAAGGACATCGCTCATGGTGCAACGGGTCATTATTGTGATCTTCCGGGAAAACAGGCCGGGTTCCGGCATACTTTCCTCATACGAAACCCTGAGCGAGTGTTTCCTTCATGGCGAAGCCTCCTCTACAAGATCGAGAAGAAGTTCCCACGACCCAGGCAGAAAGTTCTCCAAGAGGACACCTTTAATTTCATCGAAGATGCAGCTTACGTAGCACCAGGTTTCTCATACAAATGCCAATATGATCTCTGGCGCTATGTCAGGGAGAATTACGATGACGAACCCGTGGTCATGGACGTCGATGAGATGTTAGCTAACCCTGGGAAGTTGCTTCCAAAGTATTTCAAGGCTGTAGGTATGCCATGGGATGACAGATACCTACGTTGGGATCCGTCGCCAGAGGGCGCCTTACAATGGCGGTGGATGTTCAAGATCGACCTTGAGCAGGACTGGATAGCTATGGTTCACAAGGGGTCACTTATGTCTAGTGAGTTCAGACCGTCTAAACCGACGATTCCTCGCTCTCAGATGACCCCAGATGTCATCAAAGCAGTGGATGAAACTATAGGATATTATAATGAAATGGCAAAAAATAGAATTACTGTTTAG